Below is a window of Sulfurisphaera ohwakuensis DNA.
AAATGAAGTATAGCGCAGAAGAAATAATAGAAGTATATCAAATGCTTAACGAGGAGGATCTAGATATTCGTTCAGTAACTCTGAGTATTAACACACTCTTCGCAATATCAGATGATTTAGATAAATCATTAAAGAAGTTAGAAGAGATTAATAATTTTCTAGAAAAATTTTCAAAAATCGTAGATGAAGTAGGAAGTAAATATGGAATCAGAATTGTTACTAAAAGAGTATCTGTATCCCCAATTCAGTTCTTCCTTGAAGTGCTAGATGAAAAAGACGGAATAGAATTAGCTAAATATCTAGATAGAATAGCTGAAAGAAATAACATAGATTATATAAGTGGTTATTCAGCTTTTGCAGATAAAGGATTTACTAGAGGATCCTTAAGAGTTCTTAAAACCTTAACAGATGCACTGAACAAGACTAAAAGACTAACTGGAATGATTAACGCTGCATCTACGATGTCTGGAATGAATATCGATGCAATAAAGATCTTTGTAGACCGAATATTCGAAATGCCACCAGAATCCTCATCAAGGACAGCTATAATGTCTAATGTTCCTCCAGATTCGCCTTTTGTACCTTCAGCTCACCACGGTATGGGAATGCCAGAGGCTACAATAAATGTAGCTGTAAGCGGACCAGGAGTAATTAAAGCCGCTATTGAAAGAAGTAAACCTAAGACTTTACAAGAACTCCATGACATAATAAAGAGGGCAGCATTTAAGATTACTAGACTCGGTGAACTAGTAGGAAGAACTGTAGCTGAAAACATGGGGATAAATTTTACAACTGTTGATTTATCATTGGCCCCCTCACCTAAAGTAGGAGATAGTGTTGCGGAAATTATAGAGACGATGGGGATAGAAAAGATAGGCGGACACGGCTCATTGGCTGCATTAGCTATTTTAATGGACGCTGTAAAGAAGGGAGGAGCTATGGCCACATCCTCAGTTGGCGGTCTCAGTAGTGCGTTTATTCCGGTAAGTGAAGATGCTGTAATGTCTGAGAGATCATTAGAGGGATATGTAGATTTTTACACTCTTATAGCGTTATCCTCTGTATGTAATAGTGGCATAGATATGGTAGGAGTAAGCAAGTCACAAGGGAAGGATAAGGTAATAGGACTAATTTCAGACATCTTAGCATTAGGAATATCCTTAAACAAAATCCTTGGAGCTAGAATAATACCCATCGACTCACCACCAGGAAGTTATATAGATCTTGGAGGACTTCTGGGTAAGATAGTAGTTATGAAATTAAAGGACGTCAATGTATCAAAGTTTACTTCATATAAAGGTTTCATACCCAGTACTGTAAAAAGGCTGGAATTAGGGTAACATAATAAGTTTCTTTATATTTAAGAATAACCACACGTGGCGTTGTCTAAGATGATAAAAATGGAAATTGATGAGTAATATTAATAAGTTATTGGGTTGAGATAATATTATGATAAAGACATTTATCAGTTAGAAAGTTTTCGTGATAGATAAAGAATTTTGTTGGGATATAAGCGAGATAAACTTCAATTATTCCCATAGCATATAATTTTTATAATATGAAATAATATGAGTACAGTAATTTTTCATTTTTGCTTTATTTTTCTCGGTTTGTTGGATTTTTAATTCAAAATATTTCAAGAATTCATGTTCTTATGAGTAATTATCTTTATACTCAAATATAAATTTATTCAATTATTTACATTTTGAACATCGTCACGTATCCAGTTTTAAACTTAGTTACTTATCATAAAGAATTTTTGTCTTCTACTTTTAAATTTTCAAATAAACATTATATTGGTATCTCGATTTAAAGCTTTCTTAAAGAAAAGAGACTTTATCTAAATACGGTTTTTATAGATACTCTAAGCAGCAAAATCTAGGATATTAAGAGAGAATCCTAGGAGTTATATAAAAAACAGAAAAGGATAAAGGTTATAACGTAACGGGAAAAATTTTAAAAACTCTAGAACTTAATGTTTTTAAAAACTATTATTGAAAGCTGATTTTTATCTTAAACCAGTAAATCTTAACTTTTGACATTAAACAAAGAATAGATACTAATGGAATCCTTTATTAGCAATTTTCTAGTAAGTGCTAATTAGACATATCAACCTAATACATTAAAAAAGAGAAATGTATTACTACTAGAGTTAGATTAGCTAACACACATATTAAGAGAACAGCTCAATACGAAAAGTGTAATAGAAACTAATCATATGTATATTAGCACGATCACAAAAAAGCTCATTAAATAAACTGACTGTATAATTAGTCATTTTAAAGCACTAGCTAATCTAAGTTTATCAATGTAAAATATCACTAATCTCTCCTAGCATAAATTACATTTTTACATAGAATTTAATGATGATGTATTTACTAAAATCTTAATATGGTGGCTGATAACCACCACCGAACCCACCACTGGGATTACCATATGATCCTCCTCCAAACATACCACCTTGTGCTGGTGGAGCATTAGCTACTATTTGAGCAATATAATTAAGTAACTGATCCTCGTTAGTATATTGCTGGTAAACATGATATGCATCAAAGGCTGCTCCACCTATTCCCAAGATTGTTAGCAATTTGTTATGTAACATCTCATCACTAAAGAATGAAAAACCTCCGCTCATAGCCAATGGAATTAGATCTTGGATCCAATTTGCTACACCAGTTTCAATAGTCACCATTCCCGGTCCTTGGCATATTCTTATTGTATAGGCCTTATTTGCGTCAGTTAAAAATCCAAACAAGCTAGAATGCCTAGCTTGTATAACAACCATATTTTGACTTATCATAGGATTTACTTGAAATCCCATTCCATTTAAGTATGATACCACTTGTTGACCTACGTATTGCATATTTATAGGATATGATACTGGTACTGTTATTGTCTTTCCACCTAGTCCTACAAGACCTCCACATAGTGCTGAACCAAATGGAGGTTGTTGTCCAAAGAATGGAAATCCCATATCCATTATATTTAATTCCAAATATATATATTTAGATTCTATTAAGTATGTACATAGTTCTTCTGTGTCTATTTCAGTTTTTAATTCTAAGAAACATACGGCTTGATAAATACTCTATCCTCTCATTAGTTCCAAATAGAACAAGGGAGGGATCTGCAGTTTTTTAAATCATATACCATAATAATCAAATTACGAAAAAAGTTTTCACATTTAATGATATCAAAATTCGTGAAGTCAAAGGCAAGTATTATGTTTACTTACTAGAGAAGGATAAAGACTGTCAGAGAAGGGACCGTTATGTGGATAAGCTTAAAGACGTAGTAAAGTTCTATATTAGTAGTGGAGGTCTGTGGACCCGTAGGTCCCGGGTTCAAGTCCCGGCCAGAGCCTTGTGAGGGATATCCCACACACCCTTACCGCTAATATAGAATTCTACAATCTTATCTAAGGGGCCCTTTAACCATCTTTAAAAAAGCAAGTCTTTTTCAGTTGAAATTACCTTTACCATAAATCTCATCCCAATTACTTATTAGTATTACTCATCAATTTCCATTTTTATCATCTTGGATAACATCACGTGGTAATACACGGTCTCCCTCACCTTAAGCATTTCTTCAATTTATTGAATTTCTAATATTGTTATAATAAATTCCTTTATCTTTCTTAGAAAGATATTATTCTATCAGAATTTTTGCAAAACGATTTTAGCTCTACCGTACTCAGCGAGAGAGAAACGTTGTTATCTTCATATTCCGCATTGGGCAAAACTTGAAGGTAGTATTTATCATAGACGCTTACGTATGAGGGGTTAAGCCAAGGAGCCGTTGAAAGAGCGGAACCGTTTTGAGTCTCTCTGACAATCTGCGTCGATGAAGGCTGAATAACAATAGTTTGTGAGTATTTGTAGTATGAAAAATCTCCGCCTCCTCTAAACCTATAAAACGCTGAAGATGGTAAGAGAAAAATGGGTAGGATAAGTAGGGTTAGGAGTAGGAGCCACTTCATTAAGTGAGAAAAAAGAGAGTGAGTTTAAATAGGGCCTATTTTTACTCCTCTTCATCCGGTCTGTGTATTTTGAAGGGGCTTAGCTCCTCCTCTTGCCAACCGAATTCATAATCGTACCACTTCTTGTAAAGAGTCTTTATACCGTAGTAAAGCTCTTTATACCAAGTTATGAGTAAAAGTCCTAACCCGATAACTAGTGTTTCCGGCCATAGGTTTGCATACCATGGTGGAGGGGCATAATAACCCGTAGGAGCACAACTTACAAGTGGGTTTGAGCATATGGGTGGGGGAGGTAACTGAACCCAAGTTGAGTGGTCTATTGAGTGTAGGTAAGCTGTTAACCCTAGAAGTACCGTGGAAGAACCGGTTAGGACTAACTTCTTGTCTTTCATCATTAAAAACAAATAAAAAAGGTTTAACTTATAAAGGTTTTCACAAGACGTATTCAAAACCGTAGCTAGGTATCGCAATATCGCTTTGTGTGCTAGTAACTAAGCTGACAAACGGGTGACCGCCTAACTGGTTCACCGGCAAACCATTTATTTGTGCATAAGCTTCGATACCTTGCTGAGTTCCTAGCATCCAGTAAGAGACATTATAGTAATAAGTAACATATACTACACGACCGTACATATGTTCTGATTGTTTTCCGATATATTCGCTCGCACCCCACGCTACACCGGAAGGCGGTGGGTTTAAGCCAATCATAGTCCCTGAAACAGCACTGGAACTAGCTGAATCTGAAGATATTAAGTTCTGTCCGTACCACGGTGCCTGATATTCTTCATATCTGGTTCCGTTTAGTATAATTAGTTGGAATAATGTAACAAAGTACGGGTTAGAGTCAGTAAAAGAGTATTGGGACGGCGCATGAACTTCTACAGAGACACTCGGGTAAGCTATACCTTGACCGCTAACACTCTTGAGTAACACTGAGCTAGCTGTGCTAGGAACTGTGTTAAATGTTAAAGCGCAATTATTATTAAATACAATTTTCTCGCCGGGGTAGATCGGAGTACCGGGGAAGTTGAACCCTTGCCCGTTATAACCAAATATAGCATACCAAGTACTACCTTCACTTAATGCTGTAATTACAAAACTACTTTGAGGGTTGTAAGGTACTTGTTCTAAAATAGGGGGTAATGTAATGTATTGAGGAATAGGAAAACCATTAACAATTTCAGTATAGTTTACGATGATATCGGTCTCTATTACAGAAACTCCGTTAACAACATATGTCAGTACTAACTGGAGTATAATTCCGTCAAACGGATATGATGTCCGTTAATTGTTAATGTCCCCGTCGCTTGTAACGGTATGTTTAGCATTTCTAACACAGTGTAGAACCCGCTATCGTTCAATGCGAAGTAAGAGAAGCTAGAGAAATAAACCATATAATAACTATACCCCGCTAAGTTCGAATTGTATGCCGAAATCGCCCAATCGTATCCGCTTATTTGTGCCGACGGTAGTATGCTTAATGCTGGGATTAGTAGTAGTGTTAGAAAGGTTAGGGAAAGTAGGGGCTTCCACATTTGCCGAGAAGAGAGAATTAGACTTTAAAAGGGGCTCAAGACACGCAGATATTATGTTTTTTGCAAACATGGTCTAGGAGTGCATCCGTGTTTGCGAACTCCTTTCTGCACACCGGACAAGTTGTCGTATGCTCAGCATAACGTATGTGCTGTTTGAGAGAGACGGAAGAGCTGAAGGGCATTAGGCATAACGGGCAAACGTAAGGGGAAACTGCTTTACTTGTCAACAACTTATAGAGATAACTACTTTCATCCAACAACTTTAGATTATGGATTAACGCTTTAACGATTGCCCTTATTAATCTTTTCTGTTCCGGCCGAGAGAATAATAATGTTCAAGTTCCTCTAAAGTTACATGAATCGTAATTCCTTTATGATTACTCAAGTACTCTTTACTGCCTGACCCTGCCAATTAATTAGGAGATGCTGAGAAATTTCCAAGTTATATGTTTAAAAGAGATTCCCTTGAACAAATGTATATATCTCAGGGATGCAGAATCTTTGCCGTCTTCTTTCAACTCTACGCGTTTTTACGGTAAAAATTAACGGGTTGCAAAAGCTTATGAACACAAATTGGCAACCATAATACAGTGAGGAGTTTTGGCGGATAAGCAACGTAGATATAAATTCGGCGATTATATCTTAAGGGAAAGAAAAGGTCGGTATTATGTCTATAAATTGGAAACGATGAATGGTGACGCAAAGGAAACTTACGTGGGTCCCTTAATCGACGTCGTTGAGACTTATCTAAAATTGAAAGAAAGTGGGGGTGTGGGGGTGTCCCCCACTGGGGGTTTCCCCCTAAAGGGCTCGGGCCGGGACTTGAACCCGGGACCTACGGGTCCACAGCCCGTCGCTCTAACCAGGCTGAGCTACCCGAGCCAATCCCATTATTATTTCTAACTTCCAATTTTTTAAGCTTACCCATGTTTTTGGACCTTATACTCTTGCTTAACTATGTCAAGTATTTCTCTGGCTATAACTGTTTTATAATTTTTATTTATTTTCTTTATAAAATTGTTTCCGATTACTATAACTTCATTAAAATCTGATGAAAATGCTATATCTTTTCTAGAAGCATTATTCGCTATTAGTAAATCAAAGCCATGCCTCTCCTTCTTTATTTTACCTTTTTCTATTAATTCATTGTCATCTTTTACAGTCTCTGCAGCAAAACCTACTAAGAAAACATTATATTTCCTTATTATACTTGAGATCTTTACTGTTTTTTCAAGTTCTACTGTAGGAGTTTCTGTATGACTATCAATCTTTGAAGAAGCAATGTTTTTAAACTTATAATCTGCGGGTGCTCCAGCTAAAATCACAATATTATATCCAGTTTCTACAAATTTCTTCACTTCATTAGCCATTTCATCAGTTGTTTCTACCTGAACTTTCTTTTTAACATAAGGCTTTATATGAGTACTTAAAGGACCATGAACTAAAACAACATCAGCACCTCTAAAATATGCCTCGTTTGCTATTGCAACTCCCATAGTCCCACTACTAGGATTTGAAATAAATCTCACTGGGTCTAAATGCTCTCTTGTAGGGCCAGCTGTAACGACAATTTTCAATCCTTCTAAATCCTTACCCCTAAGAAGTAAGGTTGAAATATAATTTGATAAATATTCTATATCTGGATAATGAGCAACATCTCTTACAAGAAAAGGTTCTACAACAATTACTCCTATCTCATTTAGTTTATTTATATTATTTATCATTTGAGGTGTAAAATACATTGGTAAATGCATCGCTGGAACTAAGATTAGAGGTTTTTTTAGACCAATAAAATTAAGAGCAGTAACTGTTATTGGAGTATCTGCAATTCCATTAACAATTTTGCTTATAGTATTTGCTGTAGCTGGTGCGACAACATATGCGTCATAATCTTCAGCTAATGTAACATGTTCTATCCCGCCAGAAATTTTTGTTATCACTGGATTACCAGTTGCCCATTCAAACATTGTAGGAGAGACTAATTTTGAAGCGTCTTTACTCATAATAACTTGGACTTCTGCACCTAACCTCATTAAGCTTCTCACTAAGTCGATAGTCTTATAAATGGATACACTACCTGTGACTCCTACTAAGATTTTCTTATTCAAAAGTTCTGATGAGATCTCGCCTATAATTTTCTTCGAGGGATGAATAGCCATCAGACATAAATTTAAACTTTGAATAAAAACCTTATATTATGGAGTTTGCTGAAGCAAAAAAGGGAAAAGAATATAGAATAAGAAATGCAAGGTTAACAGATGTAGATCAAATAATAAAAATTAATAGATTAGCTTTACCTGAAAATTATCCCTATTATTTCTTTGTAGAACACCTAAAGGAGTATGAAGCAGCATTCTTTGTCGCAGAAGTTGATGGAGAGGTGGTAGGTTATATAATGCCTAGAATAGAATGGGGATTTAGTAATCTGAAACAATTACCAACATTAGTTAAAAAAGGGCATGTTGTATCTATAGCAGTTCTAGAGCAATATAGAAGATTAGGCATAGGCACTGCATTACTTCAAGCCTCAATGAAAGCGATGAAAGAGGTTTACAACGCAGAAGAAGTTTATCTAGAAGTTAGAGTGAGTAACTCACCAGCGATTAATTTATATAAAAAATTAGGGTTTAAAGAAGTAAAAGTATTAAGACATTATTATGCAGATGGAGA
It encodes the following:
- a CDS encoding PFL family protein; translation: MKYSAEEIIEVYQMLNEEDLDIRSVTLSINTLFAISDDLDKSLKKLEEINNFLEKFSKIVDEVGSKYGIRIVTKRVSVSPIQFFLEVLDEKDGIELAKYLDRIAERNNIDYISGYSAFADKGFTRGSLRVLKTLTDALNKTKRLTGMINAASTMSGMNIDAIKIFVDRIFEMPPESSSRTAIMSNVPPDSPFVPSAHHGMGMPEATINVAVSGPGVIKAAIERSKPKTLQELHDIIKRAAFKITRLGELVGRTVAENMGINFTTVDLSLAPSPKVGDSVAEIIETMGIEKIGGHGSLAALAILMDAVKKGGAMATSSVGGLSSAFIPVSEDAVMSERSLEGYVDFYTLIALSSVCNSGIDMVGVSKSQGKDKVIGLISDILALGISLNKILGARIIPIDSPPGSYIDLGGLLGKIVVMKLKDVNVSKFTSYKGFIPSTVKRLELG
- a CDS encoding putative integrase — its product is MTKKVFTFNDIKIREVKGKYYVYLLEKDKDCQRRDRYVDKLKDVVKFYISSGGLWTRRSRVQVPARAL
- a CDS encoding C2H2-type zinc finger protein, whose translation is MLDESSYLYKLLTSKAVSPYVCPLCLMPFSSSVSLKQHIRYAEHTTTCPVCRKEFANTDALLDHVCKKHNICVS
- the coaBC gene encoding bifunctional phosphopantothenoylcysteine decarboxylase/phosphopantothenate--cysteine ligase CoaBC; translated protein: MAIHPSKKIIGEISSELLNKKILVGVTGSVSIYKTIDLVRSLMRLGAEVQVIMSKDASKLVSPTMFEWATGNPVITKISGGIEHVTLAEDYDAYVVAPATANTISKIVNGIADTPITVTALNFIGLKKPLILVPAMHLPMYFTPQMINNINKLNEIGVIVVEPFLVRDVAHYPDIEYLSNYISTLLLRGKDLEGLKIVVTAGPTREHLDPVRFISNPSSGTMGVAIANEAYFRGADVVLVHGPLSTHIKPYVKKKVQVETTDEMANEVKKFVETGYNIVILAGAPADYKFKNIASSKIDSHTETPTVELEKTVKISSIIRKYNVFLVGFAAETVKDDNELIEKGKIKKERHGFDLLIANNASRKDIAFSSDFNEVIVIGNNFIKKINKNYKTVIAREILDIVKQEYKVQKHG
- the rimI gene encoding ribosomal protein S18-alanine N-acetyltransferase; its protein translation is MEFAEAKKGKEYRIRNARLTDVDQIIKINRLALPENYPYYFFVEHLKEYEAAFFVAEVDGEVVGYIMPRIEWGFSNLKQLPTLVKKGHVVSIAVLEQYRRLGIGTALLQASMKAMKEVYNAEEVYLEVRVSNSPAINLYKKLGFKEVKVLRHYYADGEDAYLMAAPL